The DNA region TGCTCGCCGCCGGAGACCAGCGTCCAGCCGCGGGCGGCGACCGCCGTGCCCACCTCTTCGGCCAGCCGGACGTACCGGGCGTCGACCGCGTCCGAGGAGCTGCAGAAGACACACACCGAAAGAGCCATGGAAACCGTCCCGTCCGATCCGTTGTGCACAGGAGTCAAAGGAGTGGTGCTCGCGTGAGGGCCGTCGTCGAGAAGAGTGCGGAACTGCCGCACGGGACCGTCCACGTGTGGTGGGGGACGGTGGGCGAGCTGCGCCCGCACCACCGCGACCTGCTCGGCGCGGAGGAGCGGGAGCGCCTCGCGCAGCTGGTCAGGCCCGATGCGGTGGCCCGGTTCGTGATGGGCTGCGCCCTGATCAGACGGGCCGTGGGCGGCTACACGGGCCTCGCGCCCCGTGACGTACCGGTCGTCCGGGCCTGCGACGGATGCGGCGGACCGCACGGCAAGCCCCGGGTGGCCCTGGACGAGTCCTTCGAACTGTCCCTGTCCCACTCGGGCGACCACATCGCCCTCGCCGTGGCCCGGGAGACACCCGTGGGCATCGACGTCGAGTGCGACGACGGAACCATCGACCTGCCGGGACTCGCGCCCCGCATGCTGGCGCCCGCGGAGACGGCCGCCTACCGGGAGCTCCCGGAAACCGCGCGCCGGCGCCGGCTGCTCTCGGTGTGGACGTGCAAGGAGGCGGCACTGAAGGCGACCGGTGACGGACTGCGGTTCCCCATGAACCGGCTGGGCGTCGACGATCCGGAGGGCGCGCCGCGGCTCACGCACTGGGAGGGCCGGCCCGGGCTCGCCGAGGAGATGCGGCTGGCCCGGCTCGACGCGCCGCCCGGCTACGCCGCGGTGCTCGCCGTGCTCGGACCGCCCGGATTCGCCGTACGGCACGGGGAGTTCGCGGACCTGACCGGGGCCGACGCGCCTCATGAGCGGGCGGCCCGGTCGGCCGCCACCAGCCGCGCGGCCTCGGCCCGCAGCGCCACCTTGTTCACCTTGCCGACGCCGGCCAGCGGCAGCGCCTCCACCGGTACGAGCCGCTCCGGCAGCTTGTAGCGGGCAAGCCCCTTGTCCTCCAGGTGGCGCCGCAGCACGCGCAGGGCCGGCAGGCCGTCCTCGGTGCCCACGGCGAACAGGCACACGGCTTCCCCGTACAGCGGATGCGGCATCGCGACCGCCGCGACGGCGCGGACGCCCGGATGGGTCAGGACGACGGCCTCCAGCTCGTCCGCGGGGATCTTCTCGCCGCCCCGGTTGATGACGTCCTTCACCCGCCCCGCGACCACCAGATTGCCGCTGGGGTGCAGCCGCACCAGGTCGCCGGTGCGGTAGTAGCCGTCCGCGGTGAACGCGCGGGCGTTGCCCTCGTCCTCGCCGTAGTAGCCGGCCAGCACGCTCGGGCCCCGGGTGAGGAGTTCGCCGGTCTCCCCGGGGCCGACCTCGCGGCCGGACTCGTCGACGACGAGGAGGTCGTCGCCGGGGGCGGAGGGGCGGCCCTGGGTCTCGTCGACCACCGCGTCCGGGTCGTCGAGCCGGGTGAAGTTCAGCAGGCCCTCGCTCATGCCGTAGACCTGCTGGACCTGACAGCCCAGCCGCTCGCGGACCCGGCGGGCGGTGGTGGCGTCGAGGCGCGCGCCACCGATCTGCAGCACCTGAAGGCTCGTCAGATCGTAGGTGCCCTCCTCGGTGCCCTCCTCGGCGGCGGCGAGCCACTGGAGCAGGACCGCGGGGGCGAGCGCGCAGTGCGTCACCCCTTCGCGCTCGACGAGCGCGAGGGTCCGTCGGGGGTCGTCGGGGGAGTCGAGGACGATCCGGCCGCCGCGCGAGAGTGTGCCGAGGATCCCGGGGTGGCCCAGGACGAAGCTGTGCGAGGCCGGCATCACCGCCAGGTAGACGGACGACTCGGTGAGCCCGGACACCTCGGCCGCGGAGTCGATCACATGCCCGAACGCCTCGTGGGGGCGGGGTATCGCCTTCGGCGGGCCGGTGGTCCCGCTGGAGAGCAGGAACAGTGCGTTGTCCCGCGGAGAGGGCGGCTCCGGGGCGTCGCCCGCGGCTTCGTCCGCGGCGTTGCGCGGCCCGTGGTTCGGGGCCTCGACGCCGGGCAGTACGCCGCCCAGGGCCAGCGCCGTGAGGTCGGCCAGGCCCGCCGGGGCCGGTGCGTCCGTCCGGGCCGGTGCGTCCGTCCGGGCCGGCGTGTCCGTACGGACCGGCACGTCCGGGTCCGCCGTGCTCCGGTCCTCGCGGGTCACGAGCAGGGTGCGGATGCCCGGGTGGCGCTCCCGCAGGCGCTCGGCCATGGCCAGATGGTCGAAGCGGCGCGAGCGGCGCGGCACGGCCAGCGCGACCGGCTTGGTGACGCTCAGGACGTGCTCGAGTTCGTGCTCGCGCAGCGCCGGCAGGGCCACCACCGGAGGCGCGCCCAGCCGGATCAGGGCGAGCGTGGTGACCACGTACTCCAGGCCGTTGGGCAGCTGGACGAGCACATGGTCGCCGCGGCCGATGCCGAGGCCGCGCAGCCGGGCCGCCGCCGTGTCGACGGCCGTGGCGAGTTCGCCGTACGTGAGGCGGTCGCCGCCGTCGACGACGGCACAGCGGTCCGGGTGGGCCGCCGACGCGGCGAGTGCCACGTCGGTGACGAGCTCGGGTCGCCACCAGCCGCGCCGGCGGTACTCCTCGGCGCGCTCCGCGGGGACGCGCACGGTGCCGTCGGTCATCGGGCGCCCTCTCCGGCGGCCTCGGCCCCGGCTCCGGCCGCGTTCCCCGCCTCCCGGTCGATCGCCCCGGCCAGTTCGGCCAGGGAGTAGTCGTGCCGGTCCCAGAGGTCGACCCGCGCCCGCAGCCGCTCCTCGATCTCCAGCTCCAGCTGCGCGGTCTCGGTGGAGTCCAGGGCGAGACCGGACCGCAGCCGGCAGCCGGGCGTCAGCTCGTCCTCCGCCACGCCCAGCTCCATGAGAATGCTGCGCAGTTCATCGAGAGTCGCGTTCACAGAACCTCCTGGAGAAGGGCTTTCTCCGCGCGGGCTTTTGACGGTAAACCGGATGCCGGGCGGCCTTAATTCACGTGATGTGCCGTCATGCTAGCGCCCCGCCTGTTGCGATATTTCTCCGCTGCGCGGGAGTTCCGCACTTCTTTAGCGTCCGATATCCGGCCGACTGGCGAACTTTAAGTTCGGTTTTAGGCGGCTCGATTACGTTGTTTCTCTCGGACAAATTGGATCGCCAGGCTTTCGGTTGGAAGGGCTTGAACAGATGACGGCGGAAGCGAATCCCGTGCCGGCCACGTCCGGAACGGAGCGCGCGGAGGATGACCTGACCCCGTACGGCGGGGTGGTGGCCGATGCGGCCTGGCGCGATGAGGTGCTGCGGCTCGCCGAACAGCACAACGCGGTGATCCTCGCGCACAATTACCAACTCCCGGAGATCCAGGAGATCGCCCACCACGTGGGCGACTCCCTCGGACTGAGCCGGATCGCCGCCGAGTGCGACGCCGACACGATCGTGTTCTGCGGCGTCCACTTCATGGCGGAGACGGCGAAGATGCTGGCCCCCGAGAAGCGGGTCATCATTCCGGACGCCCGGGCCGGCTGCTCGCTGGCCGACTCCATCACCGCCGCGGAGCTGCGGGAGTGGAAAGCCGAGCACCCGGGCGCCGTGGTGGTCTCGTACGTGAACACCACCGCCGAGGTGAAAGCGGAGACCGATATCTGCTGCACCTCCTCCAACGCGGTCGAGGTGGTCGAGTCGATCCCGGCCGACCGCGAGGTCCTCTTCTGCCCGGACCAGTTCCTCGGCGCCCACGTCAAGCGCGAGACCGGCCGGCAGAACATGCACATCTGGGCCGGCGAATGCCATGTGCACGCCGGTATCAATGGGCCCGAGCTGGCCGACCAGGCGGCCGCCAACCCCGACGCCGACCTCTTCGTCCACCCGGAGTGCGGCTGCGCCACCTCCGCGCTCTACCTCGCGGGCGAGGGCATCGTGCCCGAGGAGCGGGTGCGGATCCTCTCCACCGGCGGGATGCTCGACGCGGCCCGCGAGACCGGGGCCCGCTCCGTGCTCGTCGCGACCGAGATCGGGATGCTGCACCAACTGCGCAAGGCCGCGCCGGAGATCGACTTCCGGGCCGTCAACGAGCGCGCCTCCTGCCGCTACATGAAGATGATCACGCCGGCCGCGCTGCTGCGCGCGCTGCGCGAGGGCGCCGACGAGGTGCACGTGGACCCGGAGGTCGCCGCGCGCGGCCGGGAGTCCGTGCGGCGGATGATCGCCATCGGCCGGCCGGGCGGTGGCGAATGACCGATCCGCGCTGGGCGGCCCGCGCGGACCTCGTGGTGGTGGGGACCGGCGTCGCCGGCCTCACCGCCGCGCTCACCGCCGCCGAACTCGGGCTGCGGGTCCTGGTGGTGACCAAGGGCGGTCCCGGCGACGGCAACACCCGGCACGCCCAGGGCGGCGTGGCCGTCGTGCTGCCGGCCGCGCACGAGCCCGGGGACACGGTCGGGCGGCACGCCCGGGACACCCACGTGGCCGGAGCCGGACTCTGCGAGCAGGACGCCGTCGAACGGATCGTCACCTACGGTCCTGACGCGGTCGAGCGGCTGCGCCGGACCGGCGCCCGGTTCGACACCGGCGACGACGGCGCGCTCGCCCGTACCCGCGAGGGCGGTCACAGCGCCTTCCGCATCCTCCGCGCCGGCGGCGACGCCACCGGCGCGGAGGTGGAGCGGGCCCTCCTCGCGGCCGCCCGTGACCGGCGCGTCGCCGTGCTGACCGGACACACCGCCCTGGACGTGCTGCGCACGCCCGGCGGCGCGGTGGCGGGCCTCGCGGTGCTCGACTCGGCCGCCGTGCCGGGCCTGATCAGCGCCCCGGCCGTGCTCCTCGCCACCGGCGGCCTCGGCCAGCTCTACCGGGCGACGTCCAACGCGGAGGGCGCCACCGGCGACGGGCTCGCCCTCGCGCTGCGCGCCGGAGCGAGCCTGGCGGACCTTGAATTCGTCCAGTTCCACCCGACCGTGCTGTTCACCGGCCCCGGCGCGCACGGCCGCCGGCCGCTCGTCACCGAAGCCGTACGGGGCGAGGGCGGCGTCCTGGTGGACACCCGCGGAGAGCGGGTGATGGCCGGCGTGCACCCGCTCGCCGACCTCGCCCCGCGCGACGTCGTGGCCGCCGCGATCACCCGCCGCATGGCGGAGACGGGCAGCGACCACGTCCTCCTTGACGCCACCCACCTCGGGCCGGAGGCCTTCCGGCGCCGGTTCCCGACCGTCCACGCCATGTGCGCCGCCGCCGGCGTCGACCCGTCGCGTGAGCCCATCCCGGTCGCGCCCGCGGCCCACTTCGCCTGCGGCGGAGTCGTCGCGACCGTCGACGGCCGCACCGAGGTGCCCGGCCTGTACGCGGCCGGCGAGGTCGCCCGTACCGGACTCCACGGAGCCAACCGGCTCGCCTCCAACAGCCTGCTCGAAGGGCTCGTGGTGGGGGAGCGGGCGGCGCGGGCCGCCGCGGCCGATCTGCGCGACCGCGCCCCGGCGGATCCGGACGCCGCCGGATGGCCGGACCGCACCGCGCCCGCGGCGGTGGCGGACCGCGCCGTCCTGCAGCGGACGATGACCCGCCACGCGGGCATCGGCCGCACCGCGGCCGGCCTGGCGGAGGCCGCCGGCACCGTCGCCGCCGTCTCCCACCGCCACCCGCTCGACTCGGCCCGCGCGGTCGAGGACGCGGCCCTCACCCTGGTGGCCGACGCCCTTCTCGCCGCCGCGGCCGAGCGCCGCGAGACCCGCGGCTGCCATGTCCGCACCGACTTCCCCGACACCGACGACACCGCCTGGGGCCGCTCGACGACCGTGCGCCTGGCCGAGTCCACCGGTCGGCCGGTCGTCAACCGTCCCGTTCCCGTGGGAGGAGCAGCATGATCGCCGAGGTCTGGTCGCCCGCGACCGACGAGCGGCTGCGCGCCGCCGGCGTCGACGTCGAGAGCGCCTGGTGCGTGGTCGTCACCGCGCTGCTGGACGGGTCCACCGGTCGGCCGGTCGTCAACCGTCCCGTTCCCGTGGGAGGAGCAGCATGATCGCCGAGGTGTGGTCGCCCGCGACCGACGAGCGGCTGTGCGCCGCCGGCGTCGACGTCGAGGACGCGCGCCGCGTCGTCGTCACCGCGCTGGAGGAGGACCTCCGTTACGGCGCCGACGCCACCACCGACGCCACCGTGCCCGCCGAGGCCGTCACCGAGGCGGTCGTCGGCTCGCGGCAGTCCGGAGTGCTTGCCGGGCTGCCGGTGGCCCTTGCCGTGCTCGACCTCGTCACCGGCGGCCGGTACGAGGTCGCCGAGTGCCGGGCGGACGGGGACCGGCTCGGCCCCGGTGACGTGGCGCTCCGGGTGACCGCACCCACCCGCGAACTGCTGCTCGCCGAGCGCACCATGCTCAACCTGCTGTGCCATCTCTCCGGCATCGCCACCCTCACGGCCCGGTGGACCGACGAGCTGGCGGGCACGGGCTGCACGGTCCGGGACAGCCGCAAGACCCTGCCGGGCCTGCGCCTGCTCGAGAAGTACGCGGTGCGCCGCGGCGGCGGCGAGAACCACCGTCTCGGCCTCGGCGACTCGATCCTGATCAAGGACAACCACATCGTCGCCGCCGGCTCGGCGGGCGCCGCGCTGCGCGCCGCCCGCGCCCACGCCGGGCAGCTGCCCTGCGAGATCGAGGTGACCACCCTCGACGAGCTCGACGAGGTGCTGGCCCTCGGCGCCGACGAGGTGATGCTGGACAACTTCACCGTCGAGCAGTGCGCCGAGGCGGTCCGCCGCCGCGACGCCGCGGGCACCCGCACCCGCCTGGAGGCCTCCGGCGGCCTCACCCTCGACGTGGCCGCCGGGTACGCCCGCACCGGCGTCGACCTGCTCGCCGTCGGCGCGCTGACCCACTCGGCGCCCGCCCTGGACCTGGGGCTGGACTTCGCCCCCCACACCGAAGGAGGAGAGGGGCAGCGATGAGCCGACGAGAGACGGCCACCGCCGACACCGCCACCGCCGACGTCCCCGACGACCGCATCGCGGTGGTCGGCATCGGCTGCCGGTTCCCCGGCGCCGACGGACCCGGGGCGTTCTGGCGCAATCTGCGGGACGGCACCGAGAGCGTCACCTTCTTCGACGACCGGCAACTGGCGGCCGCGGGCGTGCCGGAGGCGCTGCGCGCCGACCCCGCCTTCGTCGGCGCCCAGGCCGTGCTCGAGGACGAGTTCGGCTTCGACGCGGGCCTCTTCGGCATCAACCCCCGGGAGGCGGACATCATGGATCCGCAGCACCGGCTGATGCTGATGTGCGCGTGGGAGGCGCTCGAGGACAGCGGACGCCGTCCCGACCGGCTCGGCGGCAAGGTCGGCGTCTTCGCCGGCGGCTACCGCAGCGACTACCTCCGGCATGTGCGCACCGACGGCGACGCGGCCGCGGAGTTCGCCCGCGACGTCGCCAACGACAGCGACTACCTGGCGACCCGCGTCTCGTACAAACTCAATCTGACCGGCCCGTCGGTGACCGTGCAGACCGCCTGCTCCACCTCCCTGGTCGCCGTGCACCTCGCCTGCCAGAGCCTGCTCCTCGGCGAGTCCGACACGGCGCTCGCCGGCGGTGCCACGGTCCGCTCGGGCCACCAGCGCGGATACGTCTTCCAGCGCGGCGGCATCCTCTCCTCCGACGGGCACTGCCGCGCCTTCGACGCCGCCGCCGAGGGCACCGTCATCGGCGACGGCGTGGGCGTCGTCGTGCTGCGCCGGCTGGCCGACGCCCTCGCCGACGGCGACCCGATCCGGGCCGTGATCCTCGGCTCCGCCGTCGGCAACGACGGCGCCGACCGGGTCGGCTTCACCGCCCCGGGCGTACAGGGCCAGTCCGAGGTGATCCGCACCGCCCTGGAACGCGCCGGAGCACATCCCCACACCATCGGCTACGTCGAGACGCACGGCAGCGGCACGCCGCTCGGCGACCGCATCGAGGTCGACGCGCTCGACCGCGCCTTCCGGGCCGCCGGCTGGCGCGAGGGCGACTGCGCCCTCGGCTCGGTCAAGACGAACATCGGGCACACGCACGCCGCCGCCGGCATCGCCGGTCTGATCAAGACGGTCCTCTCGCTCCAGCACCGGATGCTGCCGCCGACCCTGCACTTCGAGCGGCCCAACCCGCGCATCCGCTTCGCCCGCACCCCCTTCCGGGTCAACGCCGAACTCACCGCCTGGACGGCCGACTCCGGCCCGCTGCGGGCCGGGGTCAGCTCGTTCGGGCTGGGCGGTACGGGCGCGCACGTCGTCCTGGAGCAGGCACCGGAGCCGGTCCGTGCCCAGGAGGACGGGCCGGACCGGGCCGAGCCCCGTGCCGACTGGCAGCTGCTTCCGGTCTCCGCCCGCACCCCGGAGGGCGCCGAGCAGGCTGCCGAGCGGCTGGCCGCACACCTCGCGGACCGGCCCGGCCTGCGGCTCGCCGACGTGGCCCGGACCCTCCAGGACGGCCGGAGCCACTTCCCGCACCGGCGGATCGCCCTCGCCCGCGACCTGGACGGGGCCGTCGCCGCACTGCGCGGCGGGTCGGCCGACGCCCTCTTCGCCGGCCGGGCGGCGGACGACGCTCCGCCGGTCGCCTTCCTGCTGACCGGTCTCGGCGACCAGTACCCCCAGATGGGGCGTCAGCTCTACGAGACCGAACCGGTCTTCCGCGCCGAGGTGGACCGCTGCGCGGCCCTGCTGAAGGAGCGGTCCGGCATCGATCTGCCCGCCGCGCTCTACCCCGGGCCGGCCCCCGCCCCCGCCGCCGAGCCGGACCAGGGACCCGACCTGCGCAGGCTGCTCGGCCGCGGGACGGACCCGGTCGACGGTCTGAGCGAGACCGAACAGGCCCAGCCGGCCCTGTTCGTCGTGGAGTACGCGCTGGCCAGGCTGCTCGAACACTGGGGGGTCCGGCCGGACGCCCTCATCGGCTACAGCCTCGGCGAGTACGTCGCGGCCTGCCTGTCGGGCGTGCTCACCCTGGAGGACGCGCTGACCCTGGTGGCCGCGCGGGCCGAACTGATCGGCCGGCTCGCCCCCGGCCGGATGCTCGCGGTGCCGCTGCCCGAGTCGCGGGTCCGCCCGCTGCTCGGCGAACGGCTCTCCCTGGCCGCGGTCAACGGGCCTGAGCTGTGCGTCCTGTCCGGAGAGCCGGACGCGATCGCCGCCGTCGAGGCCGACCTGGCCGCCGAGGGCGTCGCCGCCCGCCGGCTCAACGCCACGCACGCCTTCCACTCCGTCATGATGGAACCGCTCGTCGAGGAGTTCACCCGGCTGGTCGCCGGCTTCGCGCTCAAGCCGCCGTCCGTCCCGTACCTCTCCAACGTGACGGGTGACTGGATCACGGACGAGCAGGCCACCGACCCCGGCTACTGGGCCCGGCACCTGCGCGAGCCGGTCCGGTTCGCCGACGGCGTCCGCAAGCTGTGGGACGAGCCGGACCGGGTCCTCCTCGAAGTCGGCCCTGGCTCCACGCTCGGCGGCATCGCCCTGCGCAACCGCCCCGCCGAGGACGCCGCGGCCCAGCTGGTGCTCGCCACGCTGCCCCCGTCCTTCGACCGGCGCCCGGCGGCCGCCTTCCTGCGCGGCACGCTCGGCAAGCTCTGGCTCGCCGGGGTCCCGGTGCGGTGGCCCGCCCTCGACGGCGGCCCGGTCCGGGTCGCCCTCCCGACCACTCCGTTCGACCTGCGCGAGCACCGCGTCACGCCCCGCTGGGAGACCGAGCAGGCGCCGCCGGCGGCCCCCGCGCTGGTCCGCAAGGAGAACCTCGCCGAGTGGTTCTCCGTACCGGCCTGGGAACCGCTGCCGCCGCTGCTCGCCGGGGCCGGCGCCGCCGGAGAGCCCACCGACGAACCCGCCGACTGGCTGGTGTTCCTCGACGACCACGCGGTCGGCGACCACGTCGTCGCCCGGCTGACCGGGCGCGGACACCGGGTGGTGACGGTCCGGGCCGGCGACGCCTGGCACGAGCTTGGCGACGGGCGCTACACCGTACGGCCCGACCGCGCCGAGGACTACGCCGCCCTGCTGCGCGAGCTCGACCGGGCCGGCGCACTGCCGCGGCACATCGTGCACTGCTGGACCGTGACCGGCCCCGACGACGTCCCGGACCCCGGCGAGCTCCGCCGGCGGGCCTTCGACAGCCTGCTGTTCCTGGCCCAGGCGCTCGGCGCGACCGGCGCCGCCGGCGAGGTCGACGTCACGGTCGTCTCCAGCGACCTGCACCCGCTGCACGGCAGCGGCTCGCAGCCGGGCAAGGCCCTGCTGCTCGGCCCCACCCAGGTCTGGCCGCGCGAGTCGGCCGGCGTCGCCTGCCGCAGCGTGGACATCAGCCTCACCGCCCCCGCGAGCCGCCGTGACGTGCCCCGGGCCCTGGACGCCCTCGTGGCGCAGCTGCACCAGCCCGTCACCGACCACCAGATCGCGCTGCGCGGCACCGGCCGCTGGCGGCGGGTGTTCCTGCCCGCCCCGGTCGACCGCACCGAGCAGCCCCATCCCCGGCTGCGCCCGGGCGGCACCTACCTGATCACCGGCGGTCTGGGCGGCATGGCCCTGGAGCTGGCCGGGCACCTGGCCCGGACGGCCGGTGCCAACCTGGTGCTGGTCGGCCGGCACGGGCTGCCGCCCCGCGAGGAGTGGGACGCCCTGACCGCCGGGACGGGCACGGACGCCACGCTCGTCCGGCGGATCGAGCGGGTACGGAGCCTCGAGGAGTCCGGCGCCCGCGTCGAGGTCGTCCGCGCCGACATCACCGACGGCCCGGCCGTGGCCGCGGCGATGCGGCACGCCGTGGAGCGCTTCGGGGCCGTGCATGGCGTCGTGCACGCCGCGGGAGTGCCCGGCGGCGGCCTGATGCAGCTCAAGGACCCGGCGGCGGCCGCCGAGGTGCTCGCCCCGAAGGTGGAGGGCACGCTCGCGCTCCTCGACGCCTGCCGCCAGGTCGCGGCGGACCTGGACTTCGTCGTCCTGTGCTCCTCCCTGCTCTCCGTCACCGGCGGGCTCGGGCAGGTGGACTACTGCGCGGCCAACGCCTTCCTGGACGCCGTCGCCCACCACCACGACGCCCTCGGCGACCTGCCGGTCACGGCGATCGACTGGGACGCCTGGCGCGAGGTCGGCATGGCCGAGCGCACGGTCGGCGGGTCCGCCGGGGCGAACCCCGGCGCCGGCGCCGCCGCGGAGACCGGCCATCCGCTGCTCACGCGCCGGCTCACCGCCACCGAGCGGCACGCGGTCTACGCGGCCGACTTCAGCGCGGACCGCAGCTGGCTCGTCGACGAGCACCGCATGCTGGGCCACCCGGTCGTCCCCGGCACCGGTCACCTGGAGCTGGTCCGGGCTGCGGTGGCCGAGCACTCCGGCCGGGAGCCGCGGGAGCTGTCGGACATCACCTTCCTCTCCCCGATCGTGGTGGACGAGAACCGGCCCCGCGAGGTCCGGGTGGTGCTCGACCGCAGCGGAGACGCCTCTACGTTCTCCGTGGTCAGCCGGTACGACGGCAAGGCCGCCTGGCAGCTCAACTCGACCGGCCGGGCGACCGTCGGCGACCGGGGGGACCGGCCGGACACCGAGCGCCGCCACGCCGAGCGCCTGGACATCGCGGCCCTGACCGGGCCGGACGGCCTGCGCCCGGTGGAACGTCCCGTGCACGAGGGCCCGATGGGCTTCGCGGGCCGCTCGCTGTGCCTGGAGCGGATGTACGCCGGCGACCGGGAGTACCTGGCCCTGCTCGCGCTCCCGGAGCGGTACGCCCACGAGGTCCCGGAGCTGGCCCTCCACCCGTCGCTGATGGACCTCGCGACCGCCTTCGTCGGGGTGCACGCGGCGAAGGAGTTCCGCATTCCCATCTCGTACGGCCGGGTCACCCAGTACGCCCCGCTCACCGCCCGCGTCTACAGCCACCACCGCTATGCCGTGGCCGACGACCCGGCGCTCGAGACCCTCTCCGCCGACGTGACGATCACCGACGAGGACGGGCGTGTGCTGGTCGTCGTCGAGGGATTCGTCCTGAAGCGGACCGGTGACCTCACCGAACGCCTCGCGGGCCTGCGCAGCGGTACGTCCGAGGA from Streptomyces fradiae includes:
- a CDS encoding SDR family NAD(P)-dependent oxidoreductase — translated: MSRRETATADTATADVPDDRIAVVGIGCRFPGADGPGAFWRNLRDGTESVTFFDDRQLAAAGVPEALRADPAFVGAQAVLEDEFGFDAGLFGINPREADIMDPQHRLMLMCAWEALEDSGRRPDRLGGKVGVFAGGYRSDYLRHVRTDGDAAAEFARDVANDSDYLATRVSYKLNLTGPSVTVQTACSTSLVAVHLACQSLLLGESDTALAGGATVRSGHQRGYVFQRGGILSSDGHCRAFDAAAEGTVIGDGVGVVVLRRLADALADGDPIRAVILGSAVGNDGADRVGFTAPGVQGQSEVIRTALERAGAHPHTIGYVETHGSGTPLGDRIEVDALDRAFRAAGWREGDCALGSVKTNIGHTHAAAGIAGLIKTVLSLQHRMLPPTLHFERPNPRIRFARTPFRVNAELTAWTADSGPLRAGVSSFGLGGTGAHVVLEQAPEPVRAQEDGPDRAEPRADWQLLPVSARTPEGAEQAAERLAAHLADRPGLRLADVARTLQDGRSHFPHRRIALARDLDGAVAALRGGSADALFAGRAADDAPPVAFLLTGLGDQYPQMGRQLYETEPVFRAEVDRCAALLKERSGIDLPAALYPGPAPAPAAEPDQGPDLRRLLGRGTDPVDGLSETEQAQPALFVVEYALARLLEHWGVRPDALIGYSLGEYVAACLSGVLTLEDALTLVAARAELIGRLAPGRMLAVPLPESRVRPLLGERLSLAAVNGPELCVLSGEPDAIAAVEADLAAEGVAARRLNATHAFHSVMMEPLVEEFTRLVAGFALKPPSVPYLSNVTGDWITDEQATDPGYWARHLREPVRFADGVRKLWDEPDRVLLEVGPGSTLGGIALRNRPAEDAAAQLVLATLPPSFDRRPAAAFLRGTLGKLWLAGVPVRWPALDGGPVRVALPTTPFDLREHRVTPRWETEQAPPAAPALVRKENLAEWFSVPAWEPLPPLLAGAGAAGEPTDEPADWLVFLDDHAVGDHVVARLTGRGHRVVTVRAGDAWHELGDGRYTVRPDRAEDYAALLRELDRAGALPRHIVHCWTVTGPDDVPDPGELRRRAFDSLLFLAQALGATGAAGEVDVTVVSSDLHPLHGSGSQPGKALLLGPTQVWPRESAGVACRSVDISLTAPASRRDVPRALDALVAQLHQPVTDHQIALRGTGRWRRVFLPAPVDRTEQPHPRLRPGGTYLITGGLGGMALELAGHLARTAGANLVLVGRHGLPPREEWDALTAGTGTDATLVRRIERVRSLEESGARVEVVRADITDGPAVAAAMRHAVERFGAVHGVVHAAGVPGGGLMQLKDPAAAAEVLAPKVEGTLALLDACRQVAADLDFVVLCSSLLSVTGGLGQVDYCAANAFLDAVAHHHDALGDLPVTAIDWDAWREVGMAERTVGGSAGANPGAGAAAETGHPLLTRRLTATERHAVYAADFSADRSWLVDEHRMLGHPVVPGTGHLELVRAAVAEHSGREPRELSDITFLSPIVVDENRPREVRVVLDRSGDASTFSVVSRYDGKAAWQLNSTGRATVGDRGDRPDTERRHAERLDIAALTGPDGLRPVERPVHEGPMGFAGRSLCLERMYAGDREYLALLALPERYAHEVPELALHPSLMDLATAFVGVHAAKEFRIPISYGRVTQYAPLTARVYSHHRYAVADDPALETLSADVTITDEDGRVLVVVEGFVLKRTGDLTERLAGLRSGTSEEIVGYRFAEAEAEAEDEDGPGREAPGVAFLRQQLAQGIRPDEGVAAFDRILAAAPGPQVAVCTQDLDAVMAQVIAEGAGAGPREDAAGAAPAGPAHPRPHLMTPYTAPRGDTESALAALWQDLLGLDRVGAHDDFFELGGHSLLGIQLAARLRAELGVDVAVGTVFNALTVAGLAAVVDRLKEEAR